A window of Clostridioides sp. ES-S-0010-02 genomic DNA:
TAATAAAGATTTGAATTTTAGCAATGTGGTAAGAGAAGGTATTGTAGGAATTATTACAGGTCTTTTGTGTAGTATAATAACAGGTATTGTAATTTACTTTGTTATGAAAAAATTAGACATTGTATTAATTGTTTCAATATCATTATTTATAAATATGGTTTTGGGTGCAACAATAGGTGCATTTATGCCTGTTTTATTAAAAAAGATGGATGCAGATCCATCTACAGTTTCATCACCAATTATATCTACAGCTCTTGATATAACTGGTATAGCAGTTTATTTTATAATAACGACAGCGTTATTGTCAAAAATTGTTTAATAACTTTATGTATGATTTATCCTCTTCTTACTAAAAATATAAGTATAAATGTAAGAAGGGGGTTTTTTAAAAATGAACAATATCAGTTGGGAAGTTTTTAAAAAAACAGGCAGTATAGATGCATATCTATACTTCTGTGATTGCAAAAACCTAAGTGAAGAAGTCGAAGAAGTAAGGGAGAAAAAAGAAGACGATGATAATCCTGAACACCCAGGGGATAGTACTTAAAGCTATAAGGTACAAGGAAAGTGATATAATACTTACTCTGTTTACGAGAAAGCTTGGAAAAGTATCTGCAATAGCAAAAGGAGCTAAAAAAAATAAGAGCTCTTTACTTTCATCATCACAGTTATT
This region includes:
- a CDS encoding YqzL family protein, producing MNNISWEVFKKTGSIDAYLYFCDCKNLSEEVEEVREKKEDDDNPEHPGDST